Proteins encoded within one genomic window of Anopheles gambiae chromosome 3, idAnoGambNW_F1_1, whole genome shotgun sequence:
- the LOC3291638 gene encoding homeobox protein E60, which produces MVCGEKSVDRFRQDIFNPFSIVSSIRPRTRKPKKSPAEKSSSGPAQQSASAAALADDKRPRTAFSGPQLARLKHEFAENRYLTERRRQQLSAELGLNEAQIKIWFQNKRAKIKKSSGQKNPLALQLMAQGLYNHSTVPLTREEEELQEMQAAAAAAAESRTGSAGPAASATVANA; this is translated from the exons CAAGACATCTTCAACCCATTCTCAATAGTATCGTCTATCC GTCCACGGACGCGCAAACCAAAGAAAAGCCCGGCGGAAAAGAGTAGCAGCGGCCCGGCACAACAGAGTGCCTCCGCGGCGGCCCTCGCCGACGACAAGCGACCCCGGACGGCGTTCAGCGGGCCCCAGCTGGCACGATTAAAG CACGAGTTTGCCGAGAATCGGTACCTTACCGAGCGCCGTCGCCAGCAGTTGAGTGCGGAGCTGGGGCTGAACGAGGCACAGATCAAGATCTGGTTCCAGAACAAGCGCGCCAAAATCAAGAAATCGTCCGGCCAGAAGAACCCACTCGCCCTCCAGCTGATGGCCCAGGGTCTGTACAATCACTCGACCGTCCCGTTGACTCGCGAGGAGGAGGAACTGCAGGAGATGcaggcggcagcagcggcggcagccgAATCGCGCACCGGATCGGCCGGCCCGGCAGCTTCCGCGACGGTAGCGAATGCGTAA